The Streptomyces sp. NBC_01244 genome contains a region encoding:
- a CDS encoding arylsulfatase — protein MPDLTLLHTSPVHVPVFDALRDRHHPGAVLRHLVVPELLERARALGPESQAPAVRELLAGSGGPVLVTCSSIGAVAESLAGELGVPVLRVDRPLAAAAVRTGPRILVLATVESTRTPTAELLEEEAGRAGLPVSVRTRLVEGAWDRFAAGDAAGCLGLVAAAADAVADADVIVLAQVSTAGAQDLVTTAVPVLSSPASGLAAALA, from the coding sequence GTGCCGGACCTGACGCTGCTGCACACCTCGCCCGTGCACGTGCCGGTCTTCGACGCCCTGCGCGACCGGCACCACCCGGGCGCCGTCCTGCGCCACCTGGTGGTGCCGGAGCTGCTGGAGCGGGCCCGTGCGCTGGGGCCCGAGTCGCAGGCTCCGGCCGTGCGGGAGCTGCTGGCGGGCTCCGGCGGGCCCGTCCTGGTCACCTGCTCCTCGATCGGGGCCGTCGCCGAGTCGCTCGCCGGGGAGCTCGGCGTCCCGGTGCTCCGGGTCGACCGCCCGCTGGCGGCCGCCGCGGTCCGTACCGGGCCGCGGATCCTCGTACTGGCCACCGTGGAGTCGACGCGGACCCCGACGGCGGAGCTGCTGGAGGAAGAGGCCGGCAGGGCCGGCCTGCCGGTGTCGGTCCGTACCCGGCTGGTCGAAGGGGCCTGGGACCGGTTCGCGGCGGGCGACGCGGCCGGCTGCCTCGGGCTCGTTGCCGCCGCGGCGGACGCGGTCGCCGACGCGGACGTCATCGTGCTGGCCCAGGTGTCCACGGCGGGCGCGCAGGACCTGGTCACCACCGCCGTGCCGGTCCTGTCCAGCCCCGCCTCCGGCCTCGCGGCCGCTCTGGCCTAG
- a CDS encoding GNAT family N-acetyltransferase: MAQTGSSEAIKIVDDRAAGRLLAVEDGAVVGYIAYFVLAGAPHALVAVHTIVEPGHEGRGIAGNLVKTFYGIAADEGVPVVPLCPYAASWAAKHPEQAPEAPAGVVAAAKAQLDSDADLW, from the coding sequence ATGGCGCAGACCGGATCGAGCGAAGCGATCAAGATCGTGGACGACCGCGCGGCCGGGCGGCTGCTGGCCGTCGAGGACGGGGCGGTGGTCGGGTACATCGCCTACTTCGTGCTCGCCGGGGCGCCCCACGCCCTCGTGGCGGTCCACACGATCGTCGAGCCGGGGCACGAGGGCCGCGGCATCGCCGGGAACCTGGTGAAGACCTTCTACGGGATCGCGGCCGACGAGGGCGTACCCGTCGTCCCGCTCTGCCCCTATGCCGCGAGCTGGGCCGCCAAACATCCCGAGCAGGCGCCCGAGGCGCCGGCCGGGGTGGTGGCCGCCGCCAAGGCGCAGCTCGACTCGGACGCCGACCTGTGGTGA